TCATCAGTTCCATGCAACACAATTTGCGGCACATGCAAGGGCAATAAGGCAGCAGGCGAAGCGTCATGATAGCGTTCGGGATAGCTCTCCGGCGAGCCACCCAATAGTTCTTGTACCGCTTGCTGGCTTAGACGGCGCTGATCAGCCAAGGCCAAATCGGCCACACCTGCCAAGCTCACAACCCCTTTTAATGGTAGCGGTTGGGCTTGCCATAGCAGGCTAGTTGAGGCCAATTTAGGCCGCGCCGCCAGCCATAAGGCTAAATGACCACCCGCCGAATGGCCCAAACTAATGACCCGTTGTGGATCAAGCGGATAGTGCTGGGCCAAGCTAGGCACAAAATCGGCAGCTTGGGCAACATCTAAAAAGGTATTTGGCCAGCCACCAGCATTGCCCACTCGCCGATACTCGATATTCCAAGTAGCGTAGCCCAA
This genomic interval from Herpetosiphon gulosus contains the following:
- a CDS encoding alpha/beta hydrolase: MMSDSILAQAAPPADQRIWYGSEPLQFADLRLPPGIGPFPVVVVVHGGFWRARYDLEHIGHVCAALTALGYATWNIEYRRVGNAGGWPNTFLDVAQAADFVPSLAQHYPLDPQRVISLGHSAGGHLALWLAARPKLASTSLLWQAQPLPLKGVVSLAGVADLALADQRRLSQQAVQELLGGSPESYPERYHDASPAALLPLHVPQIVLHGTDDGPVPFAISQSYVEQALAAGDEARLVPLPNAHHFELIDPSSREWPAVVAAVQSLLATP